The proteins below come from a single Beutenbergia cavernae DSM 12333 genomic window:
- the secE gene encoding preprotein translocase subunit SecE has product MTDSANAARTSRPAAGPPAKRNLFARIALFVRQVIAELKKVVRPTRSELMTYTAVVIVFVLAVMLYVGVLDFGIGKLVLWVFGRDSA; this is encoded by the coding sequence GTGACCGACTCCGCGAATGCCGCCCGCACGTCGCGGCCCGCGGCGGGGCCGCCGGCGAAGCGCAACCTCTTCGCGCGGATCGCACTGTTCGTGCGTCAGGTCATCGCCGAGCTCAAGAAGGTCGTCCGGCCCACCCGGTCGGAGCTCATGACGTACACGGCGGTCGTGATCGTGTTCGTCCTCGCCGTGATGCTGTACGTCGGCGTGCTGGACTTCGGGATCGGCAAGCTCGTGCTCTGGGTGTTCGGCCGGGACAGCGCGTAG
- a CDS encoding pyridoxal phosphate-dependent aminotransferase yields the protein MSDVTAQPSAPVHAGTRNRVSARLAAIAESATLAVDAKAKALKAQGRPVIGFGAGEPDFPTPDYIVAAAVAAAQDPANHRYSPAAGLPALREAVAAKTLRDSGYEVSPSSVLVTNGGKQAVYQAFAAIVDPGDEVLLPAPYWTTYPEAVRLAGGVPVEVFAGADAGYLVTVEQLEAARTPATKVLLFCSPSNPTGAVYSPEQTAAIGAWALEHGIWVITDEIYEHLVYDDAVFTPIVRAVPELADTSIVLNGVAKTYAMTGWRVGWMIGPTDVVKAATNLQSHLTSNVANVSQRAAIAALTGDLSAVEHMRAAFDRRRRTIVAKLSAIDGVVCPTPKGAFYAYPSVEGVLGRTIRGVTPTTSAELASLILDEVEVAVVPGEAFGPSGYLRFSYALGDDDLAEGVDRVAALLAEAG from the coding sequence GTGAGCGACGTCACCGCGCAGCCCTCCGCCCCCGTCCACGCCGGCACCAGGAACCGTGTCTCCGCGCGCCTCGCCGCCATCGCGGAGTCGGCGACGCTCGCCGTCGACGCGAAGGCGAAGGCGCTCAAGGCCCAGGGCCGGCCGGTCATCGGGTTCGGCGCGGGCGAACCGGACTTCCCCACGCCTGACTACATCGTCGCCGCCGCTGTCGCCGCCGCGCAGGATCCCGCCAACCACCGGTACTCCCCCGCAGCCGGGCTCCCCGCGCTGCGCGAGGCGGTCGCCGCGAAGACGCTGCGCGACTCCGGCTACGAGGTGTCGCCGTCGAGCGTGCTCGTGACGAACGGCGGGAAGCAGGCCGTGTACCAGGCGTTCGCCGCGATCGTCGACCCCGGCGACGAGGTGCTGCTCCCGGCTCCGTACTGGACGACCTACCCGGAGGCCGTCCGGCTGGCGGGCGGCGTGCCGGTCGAGGTCTTCGCCGGCGCGGACGCCGGGTACCTCGTGACCGTGGAGCAGCTGGAGGCGGCGCGGACCCCCGCGACGAAGGTGCTGCTGTTCTGCTCGCCGTCGAACCCCACCGGCGCCGTGTACTCGCCCGAGCAGACGGCGGCGATCGGCGCCTGGGCGCTCGAGCACGGGATCTGGGTCATCACCGACGAGATCTACGAGCACCTCGTGTACGACGACGCGGTGTTCACCCCGATCGTGCGCGCCGTGCCGGAGCTGGCGGACACGTCGATCGTGCTCAACGGCGTCGCGAAGACCTACGCGATGACCGGGTGGCGCGTCGGCTGGATGATCGGCCCGACCGACGTCGTCAAGGCCGCGACCAACCTGCAGTCGCACCTCACGTCGAACGTCGCGAACGTCTCCCAGCGGGCTGCGATCGCCGCGCTGACCGGGGACCTGTCCGCCGTCGAGCACATGCGCGCCGCCTTCGACCGGCGCCGCCGCACGATCGTGGCGAAGCTGTCGGCGATCGACGGCGTCGTGTGCCCGACGCCGAAGGGCGCGTTCTACGCGTACCCGAGCGTCGAGGGGGTGCTGGGGCGCACGATCCGCGGCGTCACGCCGACGACGTCCGCAGAGCTCGCCTCGCTCATCCTCGACGAGGTCGAGGTCGCCGTGGTGCCCGGCGAGGCGTTCGGCCCGAGCGGGTACCTGCGCTTCTCCTACGCCCTGGGCGACGACGACCTGGCCGAAGGCGTCGACAGGGTCGCCGCCCTGCTCGCCGAGGCCGGCTGA
- a CDS encoding sensor histidine kinase — protein MTTTPTTISTTTMAERSTGRTEPAEAPAARRTWSRRGWSVRARVLAALVALSGLALAAAGVTAYGIERARLDDRLDDTLERTVEELRAIAAGDVDPSTGEPFTSAEQVLRVSLQRVVPARYEGAFSIGTRADGSWGVLQFAEVSGIQPHTDAAFVSELEGAELAERATITRTVTPTADYRYAVAPVRVGDAPPAALVVAFDRGSEQAALAATYRQYAAMAAVALAGIALVGWLVVGRVVRPIRLVRRTAQEISESDLSARIPVVGNDDLADLTVTVNDMLDRLETSFADQRQLLDDVGHELRTPLTVVRGHLELMDPADPEDAAQTRALAMDELDRMYGLVDDLVTLARAERPDFVRRREVDVAVLVDEVLAKARPLGERRWRLDALPEGTAELDPQRLTQALLQLASNAVRFSDDGSTVGLGGAWSGDGALELWVRDEGIGIAEEEQAHVFQRFARGSTARARGDGSGLGLAIVASIAHAHGGSVTLDSAPGRGTTVTLRIPDAGLPDPDADAPHDAADPPARQQEAP, from the coding sequence ATGACGACGACCCCGACGACGATCTCGACGACGACGATGGCTGAGCGGTCGACGGGCCGGACCGAGCCGGCCGAGGCCCCGGCGGCGCGGCGCACCTGGTCGCGCCGCGGCTGGAGCGTGCGCGCCCGGGTGCTCGCCGCGCTGGTCGCGCTGTCGGGCCTGGCCCTCGCCGCGGCCGGAGTGACGGCGTACGGCATCGAGCGCGCCAGGCTGGACGACCGGCTCGACGACACGCTCGAGCGCACCGTCGAGGAGCTGCGGGCGATCGCCGCCGGGGACGTCGACCCGAGCACGGGCGAGCCGTTCACGTCGGCCGAGCAGGTGCTGCGGGTGTCCCTGCAGCGCGTCGTGCCCGCGCGGTACGAGGGCGCGTTCTCGATCGGGACGCGCGCCGACGGCTCCTGGGGCGTCCTGCAGTTCGCCGAGGTCAGCGGCATCCAGCCCCACACCGACGCCGCCTTCGTGAGCGAGCTGGAGGGCGCCGAGCTCGCCGAGCGGGCGACGATCACGCGGACGGTGACGCCGACCGCCGACTACCGGTACGCCGTCGCCCCCGTGCGGGTCGGCGATGCGCCGCCCGCCGCGCTCGTCGTCGCGTTCGATCGCGGCTCCGAGCAGGCCGCCCTGGCCGCGACGTACCGGCAGTACGCGGCCATGGCCGCCGTCGCCCTGGCCGGGATCGCGCTCGTCGGCTGGCTCGTCGTCGGCCGCGTCGTGCGACCGATCCGGCTGGTGCGACGCACGGCGCAGGAGATCTCGGAGTCCGACCTGTCCGCGCGCATCCCCGTGGTCGGCAACGACGACCTCGCCGACCTCACCGTGACCGTCAACGACATGCTGGACCGCCTCGAGACGTCGTTCGCGGACCAGCGGCAGCTGCTCGACGACGTCGGGCACGAGCTCCGGACGCCCCTGACGGTGGTCCGCGGGCACCTCGAGCTCATGGACCCGGCGGATCCCGAGGACGCCGCGCAGACCCGCGCGCTGGCGATGGACGAGCTGGACCGCATGTACGGCCTCGTCGACGACCTCGTGACGCTCGCCCGCGCCGAGCGGCCGGACTTCGTGCGGCGCCGGGAGGTGGACGTGGCGGTGCTCGTGGACGAGGTGCTGGCGAAGGCCCGCCCGCTCGGCGAGCGACGGTGGCGGCTGGACGCGCTTCCCGAGGGCACCGCCGAGCTCGACCCCCAACGCCTGACGCAGGCGCTGCTCCAGCTCGCCTCGAACGCCGTGCGTTTCTCCGACGACGGCTCGACCGTGGGGCTCGGCGGCGCGTGGTCCGGTGACGGCGCGCTCGAGCTGTGGGTGCGAGACGAAGGCATCGGGATCGCCGAGGAGGAGCAGGCCCACGTGTTCCAACGATTCGCTCGAGGCTCGACCGCCCGCGCTCGCGGCGACGGCTCCGGCCTCGGGCTGGCCATCGTCGCCTCCATCGCCCACGCGCACGGCGGGAGCGTGACGCTCGACAGCGCGCCCGGGCGCGGCACCACGGTGACGCTGCGGATCCCGGACGCCGGCCTGCCCGACCCCGACGCCGACGCCCCCCACGACGCCGCGGACCCCCCGGCCAGGCAGCAGGAGGCCCCATGA
- a CDS encoding response regulator transcription factor — MSQILIAEDSERISAFVAKGLRAAGFVPTVVPTAREAFDLASTGDFDLLVLDLGLPDGDGLSVLRRLRAQGNPIAVVILTARDSVTDTVAGLEGGADDYMAKPFRFEELLARVRLRLRGAVADEPTVLRHGELELDLRSRRARVDGREVDLSAREFALAETFLRHPGQVLSREQLLSRVWGYDFDPGSNVVDVYVRYLRRKLGADLVTTVRGMGYRLD; from the coding sequence ATGAGCCAGATCCTCATCGCGGAGGACTCCGAACGGATCTCCGCGTTCGTCGCCAAGGGTCTGCGTGCCGCCGGGTTCGTCCCGACGGTGGTGCCGACCGCCCGCGAGGCGTTCGACCTCGCCTCGACCGGCGACTTCGACCTGCTCGTGCTCGACCTCGGGCTCCCCGACGGGGACGGACTGTCGGTCCTGCGGCGACTGCGCGCCCAGGGCAACCCGATCGCCGTCGTCATCCTCACCGCACGGGACTCGGTGACCGACACCGTCGCCGGGCTCGAGGGCGGCGCCGACGACTACATGGCGAAGCCGTTCCGGTTCGAGGAGCTGCTCGCGCGCGTGCGGCTGCGCCTGCGCGGCGCCGTCGCCGACGAGCCGACGGTGCTGCGCCACGGCGAGCTCGAGCTCGACCTGCGGTCCCGGCGTGCCCGGGTCGACGGACGCGAGGTGGACCTCTCGGCGCGCGAGTTCGCGCTCGCCGAGACGTTCCTGCGGCACCCCGGGCAGGTCCTCAGCCGGGAGCAGCTCCTCTCGCGCGTGTGGGGCTACGACTTCGACCCCGGGTCCAACGTCGTGGACGTGTACGTCCGGTACCTGCGCCGCAAGCTCGGGGCCGACCTCGTCACCACCGTCCGCGGCATGGGGTACCGCCTCGACTGA
- a CDS encoding aminoglycoside phosphotransferase family protein has translation MITTDASGSRPGAVVATEARVRGLLTGAGRDDVVRAALGARPDQPVAVRVDRVQHRVGLGVSVGYDVRYGAAQDYLVVSSAPLDGAGLARLERDGLVLHAWRHPHDPALPGLAAACDVATVARWLPGTATLEFCSYRPLRRAVVRAVGADGAAVGYLKVVRPGAATDLVRRHDLLADAGVPAPLVLTAPTPGVVLLTPAPGTPLLDAPVRPRMADVLDVLEELGTEPLALPARPSWADRVEVHADGAVAALGTPSSRPLELAARLRRVMDAHDAGPLVATHGDLHPGNLFVADGEVSALIDVDSLGPGHRVDDVACLLAHLSQAAVTTDVGALRTLTAWLPDAVAHLPRGVGYPALAARAGAVVLSLVGVAASAAHRWRLLALARAWCVSAETARLDPLMHHLTRRSSS, from the coding sequence ATGATCACCACAGACGCGAGCGGGAGCAGGCCGGGCGCCGTCGTCGCCACGGAGGCGCGGGTGCGTGGGCTGCTGACCGGTGCGGGCCGCGACGACGTCGTCCGCGCCGCGCTCGGTGCCCGCCCGGACCAGCCGGTCGCCGTGCGCGTCGACCGCGTGCAGCATCGCGTCGGGCTCGGTGTCAGCGTCGGGTACGACGTGCGCTACGGCGCGGCGCAGGACTACCTCGTCGTCTCGTCGGCGCCGCTCGACGGCGCGGGCCTGGCCCGGCTCGAGCGCGACGGCCTCGTGCTCCACGCCTGGCGACACCCGCACGACCCGGCGCTGCCCGGACTCGCTGCCGCGTGCGACGTCGCGACCGTCGCGCGCTGGCTGCCGGGCACGGCGACGCTCGAGTTCTGCTCGTACCGGCCGCTGCGGCGGGCGGTGGTGCGCGCCGTGGGCGCCGACGGCGCTGCCGTCGGGTACCTCAAGGTGGTGCGGCCCGGAGCTGCCACGGACCTGGTGCGGAGGCACGACCTGCTCGCCGACGCAGGCGTCCCGGCGCCGCTCGTGCTGACCGCGCCGACGCCCGGCGTCGTCCTGCTCACGCCGGCGCCGGGAACGCCCCTGCTCGACGCCCCGGTGCGACCGCGGATGGCTGACGTCCTCGACGTGCTGGAGGAGCTCGGGACCGAGCCGCTCGCTCTGCCCGCGCGGCCGTCCTGGGCGGACCGCGTCGAGGTCCACGCCGACGGCGCGGTCGCAGCTCTCGGGACGCCGTCGTCCCGCCCGCTCGAGCTCGCGGCGCGGCTGCGCCGGGTCATGGACGCTCATGACGCCGGCCCGCTCGTCGCGACGCACGGCGACCTCCATCCCGGCAACCTCTTCGTCGCCGACGGTGAGGTCAGCGCGCTCATCGACGTCGACTCCCTCGGCCCCGGGCACCGCGTCGACGACGTCGCCTGCCTGCTCGCGCACCTCAGCCAGGCCGCCGTCACGACCGACGTCGGCGCCCTGCGGACGCTCACGGCCTGGCTGCCGGACGCCGTCGCCCACCTGCCCCGCGGCGTCGGGTATCCCGCGCTCGCGGCCCGTGCGGGCGCCGTCGTCCTCTCCCTCGTCGGTGTCGCTGCCAGCGCGGCGCACCGGTGGCGACTCCTCGCACTCGCGCGCGCCTGGTGCGTGAGCGCGGAGACCGCACGTCTCGACCCCCTGATGCACCACCTCACGAGAAGGAGCAGTTCATGA
- a CDS encoding MmcQ/YjbR family DNA-binding protein — MPELTMVSVEEVAELATSLPEVSEGTSRGNRSWEVAGTGFAWVRPFSKADIRRFGEHPVPAGPIVAVMTADLAEKEAILAEGRTGFFTIEHFDGYAAVLIDVTTAKQRWVREAIVDAWLAKAPRELADAYAERELRG; from the coding sequence GTGCCAGAGTTGACCATGGTCAGCGTCGAGGAGGTCGCCGAGCTCGCGACCTCGCTGCCCGAGGTCAGCGAGGGCACCTCCCGTGGCAACCGCTCCTGGGAGGTGGCGGGCACCGGCTTCGCCTGGGTGCGCCCGTTCAGCAAGGCCGACATCAGACGGTTCGGCGAGCACCCGGTGCCGGCCGGACCGATCGTCGCCGTCATGACCGCGGACCTGGCCGAGAAGGAAGCGATCCTCGCCGAAGGGCGGACGGGCTTCTTCACCATCGAGCACTTCGACGGCTACGCCGCGGTCCTGATCGACGTGACGACGGCGAAACAGCGGTGGGTGCGGGAGGCGATCGTCGACGCCTGGCTGGCCAAGGCACCGCGGGAGCTGGCCGATGCCTACGCAGAGCGCGAACTGAGAGGCTGA
- a CDS encoding ABC transporter ATP-binding protein gives MTEQAIRVRRLTKRYGGRHAVAGIDLDVDDGEIVAVLGPNGAGKTTTVEILEGYRRRDSGDVRVLGEDPGRAGRRWRAGIGVVLQSTHDMAEMTVREQVRQFARYYPDPRDPDEVIAAVGLAADAGTRSRHLSGGRRRRLDVALGIVGRPRLLFLDEPTTGFDPEARRAFWALIGELRAAGTTILLTTHYLEEAEALADRAVVVARGRVVATGAPARLGDRAARRATVRWTEGGRRHEVLTDTPTREVSRLADRLGAEIPGLEVVRPTLEDVYLALVGPPASIDSGADAREAAS, from the coding sequence ATGACCGAGCAGGCCATCCGGGTGCGCCGCCTGACGAAGCGCTACGGCGGACGCCACGCCGTCGCCGGCATCGACCTCGACGTCGACGACGGCGAGATCGTCGCCGTCCTCGGACCGAACGGCGCCGGGAAGACCACCACCGTCGAGATCCTCGAGGGGTACCGGCGTCGGGACTCCGGCGACGTGCGCGTGCTCGGCGAGGACCCCGGGCGCGCGGGCCGGCGGTGGCGCGCCGGGATCGGCGTCGTGCTTCAGTCCACCCACGACATGGCCGAGATGACCGTCCGCGAGCAGGTGCGGCAGTTCGCGCGCTACTACCCCGACCCGAGGGACCCCGACGAGGTGATCGCCGCCGTCGGCCTCGCCGCAGATGCCGGCACCCGCAGCCGGCACCTGTCCGGCGGGCGCCGGCGCCGCCTCGACGTCGCGCTCGGGATCGTGGGCCGGCCCCGCCTGCTCTTCCTCGACGAGCCCACCACCGGCTTCGACCCCGAGGCGCGGCGGGCGTTCTGGGCGCTCATCGGGGAGCTGCGCGCGGCGGGCACGACGATCCTGCTCACCACCCACTACCTCGAGGAGGCGGAGGCGCTCGCCGACCGCGCCGTCGTCGTCGCCCGCGGCCGCGTCGTCGCGACCGGTGCCCCGGCCCGGCTCGGCGACCGGGCGGCGCGCCGCGCCACGGTGCGGTGGACGGAGGGCGGCCGGCGCCACGAGGTCCTGACGGACACCCCCACGCGCGAGGTGTCCAGGCTGGCCGATCGGCTCGGCGCCGAGATCCCGGGCCTCGAGGTGGTCCGACCGACGCTCGAGGACGTGTACCTGGCGCTGGTCGGGCCACCCGCCTCGATCGACTCCGGCGCCGACGCGCGCGAGGCGGCGTCGTGA
- a CDS encoding ABC transporter permease: protein MTTRTERRPAALPTPLAVGGARTAYELLAFVRERDAMIFIFGYPLLMLPIFATVFAGQAQGGQGASIPFAQYFLPGMVATGVMLSSFQTLAIGIAAERDDGTLKRLRATPVSAVGYFLGKTGQVLVVGVVQTTLLLILAAVAFDVPLPDSLDRWATFAWVFVLGTATGAVCGVAFSSVPRSGRSASAVVTSVVLVLQFISGVFFPFFDLPGWMQAVASVFPLRWIAQGMRAALLPEQAAALEVGGEWQLPVVAAVVLAWGVVGLVAGARTFRWRRRDDG from the coding sequence GTGACGACCCGGACAGAGCGGCGCCCGGCCGCGCTCCCGACACCGCTCGCCGTCGGCGGCGCCCGCACCGCGTACGAGCTCCTCGCGTTCGTCCGGGAGCGCGACGCGATGATCTTCATCTTCGGCTACCCGCTCCTCATGCTGCCGATCTTCGCGACGGTGTTCGCCGGGCAGGCCCAGGGCGGCCAGGGTGCGAGCATCCCGTTCGCGCAGTACTTCCTGCCCGGGATGGTCGCGACGGGCGTCATGCTCTCGAGCTTCCAGACGCTGGCGATAGGGATCGCCGCCGAGCGCGACGACGGCACGCTCAAGCGCCTGCGCGCCACGCCCGTGAGCGCCGTCGGCTACTTCCTCGGCAAGACCGGCCAGGTGCTCGTCGTCGGGGTGGTCCAGACGACGCTCCTGCTGATCCTCGCCGCCGTCGCCTTCGACGTCCCGCTGCCCGACTCCCTCGACCGCTGGGCGACGTTCGCCTGGGTCTTCGTTCTCGGCACGGCGACCGGCGCCGTCTGCGGCGTCGCGTTCTCGTCGGTGCCGCGCTCCGGGCGGTCCGCGAGCGCCGTCGTCACGTCGGTCGTCCTCGTGCTGCAGTTCATCTCCGGCGTCTTCTTCCCGTTCTTCGACCTCCCCGGGTGGATGCAGGCCGTCGCGTCCGTCTTCCCGCTGCGGTGGATCGCACAGGGCATGCGCGCCGCGCTGCTGCCCGAGCAGGCGGCGGCTCTCGAGGTCGGCGGCGAGTGGCAGCTCCCGGTGGTCGCGGCGGTCGTGCTCGCCTGGGGCGTCGTGGGGCTCGTGGCCGGTGCGCGCACGTTCCGGTGGCGCCGGCGCGACGACGGCTGA
- a CDS encoding adenosine deaminase: MRDLATLPKAHLHLHFTGSMRVATLRDLAHEQGIRLPESLLDHDPLRVPADERGWFRFQRSYDAARAVVRSEAAMRRVLREAVEDDGAEGSRRLEIQIDPTSYAPFVGGLTPALEIVLDEARAASAATGVSVGVVVACSRMRHPLEARTLARLAARYAGDAPGEVVGFGLSNDERRGRTSEFAPAFGIAARAGLASVPHGGELLGADHVRVVLAELAPRRLGHGVRASEDPRLLEAIASAGVACEVCPASNVSLGVYADVASVPLRTLLDAGVRVALGADDPLLFLSRLVDQYEAARTEHGLDDAALAGLARSSIAASLAPQPDRSRWLAEVDAWLATPAPDGLDASSSYIRGELALPGVRARREGTSSSSGDRQLGG; this comes from the coding sequence ATGCGCGACCTGGCGACCCTCCCCAAGGCGCATCTCCACCTGCACTTCACCGGGTCGATGCGCGTCGCGACCCTGCGCGACCTCGCGCACGAGCAGGGGATCCGCCTCCCGGAGTCCCTCCTGGACCACGACCCGCTGCGCGTGCCGGCCGACGAGCGCGGCTGGTTCCGGTTCCAGCGCAGCTACGACGCCGCGCGCGCCGTCGTCCGATCGGAGGCGGCCATGCGCAGGGTGCTCCGGGAGGCGGTCGAGGACGACGGCGCCGAGGGCTCCCGGCGTCTCGAGATCCAGATCGACCCGACGTCGTACGCCCCGTTCGTCGGTGGCCTCACCCCGGCCCTGGAGATCGTGCTCGACGAGGCGCGGGCGGCGAGCGCGGCGACCGGCGTGAGCGTCGGCGTCGTCGTCGCGTGCTCACGCATGCGGCACCCGCTCGAGGCGCGCACGCTCGCCCGGCTCGCGGCGCGGTACGCGGGCGACGCGCCCGGCGAGGTGGTGGGGTTCGGGCTGAGCAACGACGAGCGGCGCGGGCGGACGAGCGAGTTCGCCCCGGCGTTCGGGATCGCTGCGCGCGCGGGCCTCGCGTCGGTGCCGCACGGCGGCGAGCTGCTCGGGGCCGACCACGTGCGCGTCGTGCTCGCGGAGCTGGCACCGCGTCGCCTGGGGCACGGCGTCCGCGCGAGCGAGGACCCGCGGCTCCTCGAGGCGATCGCGTCGGCGGGGGTCGCGTGCGAGGTGTGCCCAGCATCCAACGTCTCTCTGGGCGTGTACGCCGACGTCGCGTCGGTGCCGCTGCGCACGCTCCTCGACGCCGGCGTGCGCGTGGCGCTCGGCGCCGACGACCCGCTGCTGTTCCTCTCGCGGCTCGTCGACCAGTACGAGGCCGCCCGCACGGAGCACGGGCTGGACGACGCCGCGCTCGCCGGCCTGGCGCGGTCGTCGATCGCCGCGAGCCTCGCCCCTCAGCCGGACCGGTCCCGGTGGTTGGCGGAGGTCGACGCCTGGCTCGCGACGCCCGCGCCGGACGGTCTCGATGCCTCGAGCTCGTACATCCGCGGCGAGCTCGCACTCCCAGGAGTACGAGCTCGGCGGGAAGGTACGAGCTCGTCGTCGGGCGACCGGCAGCTCGGAGGCTGA
- a CDS encoding esterase/lipase family protein, with translation MELRLGVRAADYAYVVARQLESARHGGDAVLRLAHVSAPSGAAVVLLPGVYETWHVMAPLAWALHDAGHPVHVVPSLGRSGAPIEALAPLAAAALARADLRDVVLVAHSKGGLVGKSLMVAEAAGAAADRGQEAAAAAQVARPASDVPVPRIRGLVTVATPWAGSRYAPWIPMRAVRALGPRAAALVALGAEVHVDSRIVAVRPSWDPHIPDPHPPAAARDVVVDATGHFRILADPDVHAAVLDGVASLSR, from the coding sequence GTGGAGCTCCGGCTGGGGGTGCGGGCGGCGGACTACGCGTACGTCGTCGCGCGTCAGCTGGAGAGCGCACGGCACGGGGGCGACGCCGTCCTTCGTCTCGCTCACGTCTCGGCACCGTCCGGCGCTGCCGTGGTGCTGCTGCCGGGGGTGTACGAGACGTGGCACGTCATGGCGCCGCTCGCCTGGGCGCTGCACGACGCCGGGCACCCGGTGCACGTGGTGCCGTCGCTCGGGCGGTCCGGGGCTCCGATCGAGGCGCTCGCGCCGCTGGCGGCTGCGGCGCTCGCCCGCGCCGACCTCCGCGACGTCGTCCTGGTGGCGCACAGCAAGGGCGGGTTGGTGGGAAAGTCCCTCATGGTCGCCGAGGCCGCGGGGGCAGCGGCCGACCGCGGGCAGGAGGCCGCGGCGGCAGCCCAGGTGGCACGGCCGGCGTCCGACGTCCCCGTCCCGCGGATCCGGGGTCTGGTGACGGTGGCGACGCCGTGGGCGGGTTCGCGGTACGCCCCGTGGATCCCGATGCGGGCGGTACGAGCCCTGGGTCCGCGCGCAGCCGCCCTGGTCGCGCTCGGCGCGGAGGTGCACGTCGACTCGCGCATCGTCGCCGTCCGGCCCTCGTGGGACCCGCACATCCCGGATCCGCACCCGCCCGCGGCGGCGCGGGACGTCGTCGTCGACGCGACCGGCCACTTCCGCATCCTCGCTGACCCGGACGTCCACGCGGCGGTGCTCGACGGCGTCGCGAGCCTCAGTCGCTGA